In the genome of bacterium, the window GAACGGCTTGGGAAAGGAGTCCATCTGGTCGATCAGCCCGGGAAACCCGTGGACGCCGGGCTCGACGCCAGCTCCGCCGGGATTGCGGGCCCCCATCTCCACCAAGTCGGTGCCGGCGCAGAACGCCCGTCCGGCCCCTGTCAACACCACAACGGCCACATCGGGGTCGGCGGCCGCATCGATCAGGGCTTGAGCAGTGGCGTCGTACAGGGCCTCGCTAAACGCGTTCAGGGCGTCGGGACGGTTGAGGGTGAGCAGCCGCACCCGGCCTTGGTCTTCGATTTCAAGCATTGACTTCCTTCTACAGCGGATTCCAGCGGGGTTCGCGGCTGTCGCGGAAGGCCTGCGACGCCTCGGACATATTCCCGGTGAACGTGCCCAACACCTGGGTGCGGTTCTCCAGTTCCATGGCATGGCGCAGGCTGGGGGTGTCGGGGGTGGCGTTGGCGCCAAGTTTGGTCATCCATACCCCGTACTCGTTGTTGGCTGCGATCAGCCGGGCCGCTTCGAGGGTTTCGTGCATGTCGGTGATGAGCTCAGGGCTCAAGGCGTTGAGCCGCTCAGGGCGGGACATCGTGATCTGGGTGATGCCCGGTTCGAGCGAATCGACCGCGACGGTGGATGCATCAGTCACGGGGCTCACACTAGAACTCGGTCGCGACGCAACCAGAGTTGCGTTCTGCTGTGCTCGCGATACAGTCTCTTTCGTGGGGGCAAAATGCCTGGTAGCAGCATTGGTACAAGCGGGAATCCCTTGAACAGGGCAAGAATTATAAGCAACGGGCACGCCCAGATTGCGGATTTCCCTGTGAACCAGTTGTGGACAGAGCAGATCATATCTATAGTGCCGGTTCTGGCATGACTTTGGGCATTGCAGTAGGGGCCTATCTCGTCGTGCATTTGCTCGGCGTCTACTTGCTGCGCGCGTCCGGGGTGGCTCAAGACCTGTTCGGCCGATTCCGCAACGTTCCAGACCTGCCCGAGCCCAAGCAATTGTCCGAATTCACCGCCTTCGTGGAGACCCACTCCTTCTGGGACACCGAGGAAGACGAAGCCCTCGAGGCCTTCGACGAGTTCGAACTTCAAGCCGTCTTCTGGAACGAGAGGCGCCGCCGCAGCGCCTGAATCCCCCCGCCCTCGCGGCAGGTTCAGTTCGACTTGGCGTGAAGGCCGCCGTCTACCAGCACCACGGCGCCGTTGATGAATGAGGCGGCGGGCAGCACCAGCGACAAGGTGACTTGGGCCACCTCCTCGGGGTCGCCGTAGCGTCGGGCCGGCACTCGGCGTCGGGCGTACTTCTGCTTGGCCTCCTCGGGGATGTCGCCGGTCATGGCGGTGCGGATCGGTCCGGGGCAGATCGCATTGGCAGTCACTCCGAATTGGCCTAACTCAACGGCCAGCGCCCGCGTGAGCCCTACCACCCCGTGCTTGCTCACCGTGTAGGGCGAGGTGTTGGGAGTGGCCATCACCCCCTCCGTGGAAGCCACGTTGACGATGCGCCCATCGCCGTTGCGCTTCAGGTCGTCCAGGCAGGCCCGCACCAAGCGCATCTGCGCGGTGAGGTTCACTTCCAAGGCGGCAGCCCACACATCCTCATAGTTGGCTGCTTCCACCGGGGCACCCGCGGCCACTCCCGCGTTGTTGATCAAGATGTCCACCGGGCCCAGTTCGGCCCGCACCTGCTCCACGACCGGTTCCACCACGGCGGGATCAGCCAGGTCGCACACCACCGCCAGCGCCGTGCCTCCGGCGTCGACGATGGCGGCCACCGTCTCCTCCACCCCGGTGCGATTGACGTCCAGCGCAGCCACCTTGGCCCCCTCGTCGGCCAACAGCCACGCAGTGGCCCGGCCCATGCCTGAGGCCGCGCCGGATACTACCGCCACTCGCCCGGCCACCGACCGGTCCAACTTGGTGAGGCGAGTCATCAATCCCGGTGGGCGCGCTCGTGGTCGATGAGCCAGGTCTTGACCTCAGGGCGGCCTCCGAACTCCCCCACCGACCCGTCGCTTCGCACCACCCGGTGACAGGGCACGATGAGGGGAATGGGGTTGGTGGACATGGCCGTTCCCACGGCGCGGGCCGCGCCCGGCGAACCGGCCATATGGGCCAACTCCCCATACGACACCGTGGTGCCGTACTCCACCGTCATCAGCGCATCTTGCACCTGGCGATAGAACCCATGGCTCAGGCGCCAGTCCAAGGCCACCTCGAACCAGCGGCGGCTCCCGTCGAAATACTCGCGGAGCTGGGTGATGGGTTCGACCAGCCAGTCGGAGTCGCCTTGGCCCATCGAGCAGGGCAGATCGGCGAGTTCAGCCATCATGTCATCTCTGGTTTCCATGTAGCCGAATCCGATCCTCACCAACCCCTGGGAAGTTGCCGCCAATTGCAGCGTTCCGATGGGCGTGTCCACGGAACCCAGGGCCACGCCGAGTCCATCGGCCTCAGGGGAAACAGGGTCGGAGCGGGAAAGCAGCGCAGTTTGAGACATGGCACTGACCGTAGCGGAATACCAGACTGAGGCGGTGGAGTCCTCGAGCGCCGATATACCGGGAGTCGACGTCGCGCCGGTTACTGCCTGGCTCGACGACAACATCGCCGACAGCGAACCCCCGTTCACCTTCGATCTGATCGCGGCAGGCGGATCGAATCTCACCTTCCGGCTGGCTGATTCTGAAGGCCAACAGTGGGCGCTGCGGCGGCCACCGGTGGGATCGGCGCTGACCACCGCCCACGACATGGGGCGGGAATGGCGCATCATGGCCGCGCTAGGCGAGGCCAGCGACGTTCCGGTGCCCGAGATGGTGGCCTTCTGCCACGACCACTCCGTGAATGGGGCCGACTTCTATGTGATGAGCTTTGTGGAGGGGCTGATCTTGCGCGACCAGGAATCCGCAGCCGCCATGACCTCCGAGCAGGCCGAGATCGCCACCCAGAGCCTGCTCGATGTTCAGATCGCCTTTCACACCCTCGACCTAGACGCCGTCGGATTGGGCGACCTGGGCCGCCGGGAAGACTACGTGGGCCGCCAGTTGAAGCGATGGCGCCGCCAAGTGGAGGCCGCCGGGGTGCGGGAAGTGCCCCTGCTTATCGAGCTGCACGAGCGGTTGAGCGCGGCCAAGCCACCCGAGAAGGCGCCCGCCGCCCTGGCCCACGGCGACTACCGCTTCGACAACACCGTGCTCAACGACCAGTGGAAGATCGCCGCGGTTCTGGACTGGGAACTCTGCACCACCGGCAACCCCATCGCCGACTTCGCCTGGTCGCTCCAGTACTGGGCCGACCCCGACGACGAGATGAGCTTCCTCACCGACCCACCCACTCTTCAAGACTGCTTTGTGCGCCGACAAGAAGTGGCCGACCGCTATGCCGCCCAATCGGGCTTCGACCTTTCCGACCTCCCCTACTACGCCGTGTTCAGCTGGTGGAAGCAGGCCTGCATTGTGGAGGGGGCATACGCCCGCCGCCTGAAGGGCATGAGCGGGGGCATGGCCACCACCGGCGACGTCCACGACATCGCCCGCCGAGTGGACGCCATGCTGGACCACGCCGCCGACATGGCCGTTGGAGTGCTGTAGATCGCTGAGCTCAGGCCGCGGCGGCTACCAGAGCAGTGAGCAACACCAGGGTAAGCACCGACATGGGCACCCCCAACCGCAGGTAGTCGGTGAAGCGATAGCGGCCCGGACCGTAGACCATGGTGTTGGTCTGGTAGCCGATAGGGGTCAGAAACGACGCCGAGGCGGCCACCGCCACCCCCAATGCCAAGGTGCGGGGATCCAAACCGGATTGAGCGGCCGCCTCCAATGCCACCGGGAACACCAGAGCCACCGCAGCCACGTTGGTGATCATCTCGGTGAGCAGCATGGTGGCAATCACGATGCCCAGCACCACTCCGGCATCGCCCAGGAAGTCGAAGCCGGTGACGATGCCGTCGGCCAGGTCCTCAGCCAACCCCGCTTCGTCGAGCGCCGCTCCCAAGCCGAATGCCGCTCCGATGGTGATGAGCACACTGAAGTCAACCGCTTCTCGGGCCTCTCGGGGAGTGAGCACTCCGCCGACAACCACTGCACCAGCCGCGATCAATGCCGCTTCCAACACGCTCAGCACCCCGGCGGCGGGCAGCACGACCAGGGCAACTACCGCGGCCAGCGCCACCGGCGCCCGACGACTGACCCGGGGCGGCGAACCACCCAGCCGAGACACCAACAGGAAGTCGTTGTGATTGCGCCACCGTTCGTCGAAACCATCGGCCGCCAGCACCAGCAAGGTGTCGCCGATACGCAACCGAACCTGGCCGAACTTGGCCTCCACCGGAGCACCGGAACGGTGGATGCCCACCACCGCGGCCTGGTAGCGGCCCCGGAATCCGGCCTCGGCCAGCGACCGTCCGCTGAGGGGTGAAGCCGCCCCCACTACGGCCTCGAAGAACGTGTGGTCGTCGGAGTCCACCGCCTCCAGATGGGGATCTTCAGCCGAGATCAGCCCGGACATAGCCTGGAGGTCGACTACCAGGTCGACCCGACCGGCGAACGTGAGCCGGTCGCCGCCTCGGAGCACGAAAGTGGGGGCCACCGGGGCGATAACCGTGCCCTGCCGCTCCACTTCAACCAGGAACACCCCTTGAAGATGGCGCAAACCTCCGGCCTCCACCGACTGCCCGTCAAATGCCCCCTGATCCACCACCTCCATCGACACCAGATAGGAGCGACCTTCCCCAGCAGATTCGGGGTCGCGCCGTTCGGGCAGCAGCCAGGGGCCGGCAACAACGATCAAAGCCAGTCCGGCCCCGGCCAGCGGCAAACCGAAACGGGCCAGCTCGAACATCTCCAACTCGTCTTGGCCCACTGATTGCAAAAGGCCGCCCAATACCAGATTGGTGCTGGTGCCGATGGCGGTGATCGCCCCGCCCAAGATGGTGGCGTACGACAACGGGATCAGATACCGGGAGGCGGCTCGGCCGTAGCGCTCGGTCCAGCCCCGCACTGCGGGCACCAGCATGGCCACGATGGGGGTGTTGGCCAAGAAGGCCGAGGCGGCACTGGCCGGGGTCAGAAGCCGGAGCAGCGACACCCTGGTTCGAGACCCCCGGTCCAGCATTCTGGCCACCATGGGCTGCAAGGCATTGGTTTTGGTCACGGCGCCGGCCACCACGTACAACGCGCCGATGGTGATGGGGGCGGGGTTGGCGAAACCGCGGAAGGCCTGGTCGGCGTCAATCACCCGCAGCAGAAACAGTCCGCCGGTGGCACCCAGTACCCCAGCGGCGGGCGAGAGCCGGTTGCTGATGAGCCCGGCACCCATAACCGCCAACACCGCAATGGTGAGCACCGCATCGCCATCCATTCAGGGAAATGCTACGGCCTCGGCACGGAAACAGGACTTTGGCCACCATCCCTGGTTCCGATGACTCAGCCGACGGGTAATTGCGATATGAAATGTCTCGTGGCTTCAAACTTGATCCAACCCCACGGTGGCGAGCTGACCGACCTGATGGTCGACGACGCCACCGCTGAAGATCTCAAGGCAGCGTCGCGCGACCTCCCTTCGTTCACCCTCCAGCCTCGCCACCTGTGCGATCTCGAGCTGCTGCTCAACGGAGGCTTCTCCCCCCTGCGGGGTTTCATGGGCCAAGCCGACTACGAGCGGGTGTGCTCCGAAATGCGGCTGGCCGACGAGACGCTGTGGCCCATGCCCATCACCTTGGACGTGGACGGCGATACCGCCGAGGCGGCCCAGGCTGCCGGCCAGCTGGCCCTGCGAGACGTGGAAGGGGTCATGTTGGCGGTGCTCACCGTGGGCGACGTGTGGGAACCCGACACCGCGGCCGAGGCCGAGTCGGTTTTCGACAGCTTGGATTCCGACCACCCCGGCGTGGGCCACCTGGTTCACAACACGTCCCGGTTCTACCTGGGCGGGTCGGTGCAGGGCCTGCAACTCCCAGTCCACTACGACTTCACCGAGCTGCGGCGCACCCCAGCCGAGCTGCGGGCCGCGTTCGATGCGGCGGGCTGGAGCCGGGTGGTGGCCTTCCAAACCCGCAACCCGATGCACCGGGCCCACGTGGAGCTCACCCGACGAGCCGCAGTGGAGGCCGACGCCAATCTACTCATCCATCCTGTGGTGGGAATGACCAAGCCCGGTGATGTGGACCACTACACCCGGGGCCGCGTGTACCAACACATCATCAAGCGCTACCCGGAGAATTCCGCCATGCTGGCCATGCTGCCGCTGGCCATGCGCATGGGCGGCCCCCGGGAGGCGGTGTGGCACGCCATCATCCGCAAGAACCACGGCGTTTCCCACTTCATCGTCGGCCGGGACCACGCCGGACCGGGCTCCGACGCGTCGGGCAACCCCTTCTACGGCCCCTACGACGCCCAGGACATGTTGCAGGACTACACCGACGAGCTGGGCGTGACCATGGTGCCGTTCAAGATGATGGTGTACGTCCCCGACAGCGACAGCTACCACCCGGTGGACGAAGTGGACGAGGGTACGGCCACCCTCAGCATCAGCGGCACCGAGCTGCGGGACCGCCTGGCATCGGGCGACGAGATTCCCGAGTGGTTCAGCTATCCCGAAGTGGTGGCTGAGTTGCGCCGTACCCATCCTCAGAAGTCCAAGCAAGGCTTCACCGTGTTCTTCACCGGCCTCAGCGGTTCGGGCAAATCCACCATCGCCAACGCGCTCATGTCCAAGCTGTTGGAGCGGGGCGGACGGCCAGTGACCCTGCTGGACGGCGATGTGGTGCGCACCAACCTGTCGTCGGAACTGGGCTTCTCCAAGGAGCACCGCGACATCAACATCACCCGAATCGGTTATGTGGCCTCGGAGATCACCAAGCACGGCGGCATCGCCATTTGCGCGCCGATCGCCCCCTATGCCGGACCCCGGTACAAGAACCGGGAGGCCATCTCAGCCAACGGCGGCTACGTGCTGGTGTATGTGTCCACCCCGCTGGAGGTGTGCGAGGAGCGGGACCGCAAAGGGCTGTACGCCAAGGCCCGGGCCGGAATCATCAAGGAGTTCACCGGCATCTCCGACCCTTACGAGGAACCGGCCGACGCCGACGTCGTTCTGCCCACCGTGGACCAGACGCCTGATGAAGCAGCCCAAATCATCATCGACCACCTGGTGGCCGAGGGGTACCTCGAATAGATCGGTTGTCGAGGCGCTTCTCCCCGACAATCTGATTGGATAGCCGCTGAGATGTCCCGCTCCGATGATCTGGACCGCATTGCCGAGGCGCTATCGGCAGCCGACGAAGTGCTGAAGCGGTTCACGCCCGGAGAGATCGCATCGGAGTTGAAAGACGGCGGCGACCCGCTGACCGCGGCCGACACCGCGGTGAACGATGTGCTGGCCAAGGTTCTGCGGGGGGGCGACGAGGGCTGGCTGTCTGAGGAGACCACCGATGCCGGAGGGCGCCTTGACCGGCGCCGGGTATGGGTAGTGGACCCCATCGACGGGACCCGCGAGTTCATCGACGGCATCCCCGAGTGGTGCGTCTCCGTAGGGCTGGTGGAAGACGGCGTGCCGGTGGCCGGAGGCGTGCTGAGCCCGCCCAACGGGAACCTCATCATCGGGTCGGACGACACCGGCGTGATGTGCAACGGCCAGCCTGCGGGCACCACAGACACCACCGACATTCGGGGCGCGCTGGTGCTGGCCTCCCGCAGCGAGGTGAAGCGGGGCGAGTGGGAGCGCTTCTTCTCCACGCCGATCGCGGTGCGAAACATGGGCTCGGTGGCCTACAAGCTCAGCCTGGTGGGCGCCGGATTGGCCGACGCCACCTGGACGCTGGTGCCCAAGAACGAGTGGGACGTGGCCGGCGGGGCTGCGCTGGTGAGAGCAGGCGGCGGACGGGTGTTCGGAACCGACGGCGCCGATGTGGTGTTCAACCGGGCCGACCCGCTGATGGAGGGCTTCATCGCCGTTGCCCCCGGCCTGTGCGACCAGGTCATGGACCTGCTCGAGATAACGCCGAGGCCGTGAACGACCACCAACTCGCCGCTCACTTGGCTTGGAAAGCGGGTGAGCTGCTGGTTGAGTTGCGGGCCGAGCTGAGCGCTCAGCGGTTGTCTCCATTCGCCGTCGGGGCCCGAGGCGATGCTCTGGCCCACGACTACATCGCCAAAGCCCTCCTCCAGCACCGTCCCGACGATTTGGTGCTGTCGGAGGAGTCGGTGGACAACCGCCGTCGCCTAGAGCACAGCCGGGTATGGATCGTGGACCCGCTGGACGGGACCCGGGAGTTCTCCATCCCGGGCCGCACCGACTGGGCCGTCCACGTGGCCTTGGTGGCCGACGACAAGCCCATCGCCGGGGCGGTGGCGCTGCCCGCCCAGGGGATCACCCTGGCCACTGATCCCGCTCCCCCCACACCAGTGGCCGCGGCCAGCCCTCGGGTCATCACCAGCCGGAGTCGGCCCGGTCGCCTGGCCCGTCGCATCGCCGACGACCTCGGGGGCACCATCGTGCAAATGGGCTCGGCCGGAGCCAAGGCCGCCGCGGTGGTCTGCGGCGAAGCCGAGGTGTACGCGCATGCCTCGGGACTGCACGAGTGGGACCTGTGCGCTCCGGCGGCAGTGGCGGCGGCCGCCGGCCTGCATGTGTCCCGTCTCAACGGCGACGAGCTGAGCTTCAACCAGTCGGACACCTATATGTCCGACTTCGTCATCTGCCATCCCGACTTCGCCGCCGCCGTAGTGGCCAAATGACCCCCGCCCCCTCGTCCCCGTAGATTTGAACCACTGTGCGGCTGGTGATTGCTCGATGAAGCCCTCCGAGGCTGCTTCCGCAGACGGGATGACCCTGTGAGACTGGTAGTTGCCAGGTGTTCGGTGGACTACGACGGCCGGTTGGCCGCGCACTTGCCCGAAGCGGTGCGGCTCATCATGATCAAGGCTGACGGCTGTGTGGCCATCCACGCCGACGGGGGCGCCTACAAACCGCTGAATTGGATGAACGCCCCCAACCGGCTGTCGGAGGAAGACGGCGTGTGGACGGTGGTCAACCCGTCGGGCGAGAAGTTGACCATCACCATTCACGAGCTGATCTCCGACACCGACCACGATCTGGGCCACGACCCCGGCTTGGACAAAGACGGCGTGGAGGCCCACCTCCAGGAACTGCTGGCCGCGTCGCCCGACGTGCTGGGAGACGGATTCCGTCTGGTGCGGCGGGAATACCCCACCGACATCGGCCCGGTGGATTTGCTGTGCCGCGACGCCGACGGGAACGCCATCGCGGTGGAGATAAAGCGGCGGGGGGAGATTGCCGGGGTGGAGCAGCTCACCCGCTACCTCCAATTCTTGAACCAAGATCCGACCCTGGCCCCGGTGCAGGGCATGCTTGCCGCCCAGGTCGTCCGCCCCCAAGCCCGAGCCCTGGGGGCCGACCGGGGCATCGAATGCGTGGAGATCGACTACGACCTGCTCCGGGGCATCGAGCCCGACCAGGCCAAGCTGTTTTAGCTCCCGCCATGCCTGCTGAACCCGACCGGCGGGAAGCTCCCACTACGATCCCCTAATCCCCATGGATCGCCAACCGCCACTCAAACTGCGCCGGCCTCCCCGCCCGCTTTGGATGTGGGTCCTCATGTTCGTTCCGGTGCTGATCCTGGTGGTTTGGCTGTTGATCTGGCTGATCGACTACTCCGGCAGCGGCAACAGGACTCCCCGGGGCTTGAAGATCGAGAGCCCAATCATCTCCGACAGCGGCATCGACATCGGCGGATTGAGCGAGGACGACGTGACCGCGGTGGTTGTCGACCTGGCCGAGCGCTTCCAGCAGACCCCGGTGGAGATCGCAACGCCCAGCCAAGCCATCACCGTGACTGCCGCTGACACCGGGCTGGAGGTGGACGTAGAGGGCACTGTGGACGCGATCATGGAATTGGACAGTGGGACGGGCAATCCCATCGGCTGGACGGCCTCGTTCTTCGAGAGCTCGCGGTTAGAGCTGTTGCTCACTTTGTCGGCCGAAGAAAGCAAGATCGCCCGCCTAGAGGCCGAACTGCACCGCGCCCCGGCCGATCCGCACATAGTGCTGGAAAACGGCATATTCCAGGTGGCCCCCGGCGTGCCCGGCGAGGTTGCCGATCTATCGCCAGCGCTCCCCCAACTGCTGGAAGCAGCTGTCCGGGGCGACGACCCCCTGAGGATCGAGGCCGAAGTGAGCCTGATCCCCCCCGAGCGGGGCGAAGAGGTGATGCTCCAAACGGTGGACTGGGTCAATCAGCGCACTGCCCAGGGGATCCTGGTGACCGTGCAGGAGGTCACCAAGCGTGTGCAGCCGGCCCAGCTCCGCTCCTGGCTCACGCTCCATTCCGAGAACGACCAGTGGTCCTACGGAATCGACCAGCAGCGGATCAAAGGGGATCTGGCCGAGCTCTTCATCGAGGTTGCCACCGTGGCATCCGAACCGATCCTCACCATTCAAGATGATGTGCCGGTGCTGGTGAGCGAAGTCCCGGCCTACATCTGCTGCCAGCTGAGCGCGTCTCAAGAGGTGCTGGCCGCCCTGAACACCGCCCAGCCCGCGGTGGAATTGGAGCTGCGGGAGTCCGATGAGATCAACGACCAGAGCTGGCTGGAGGAACGGGGGATCGTGGAGCTGACCGGGCGGTTCACCACCCACTACACGCCGGGCCAGGATCGGGTCTCCAACATCCACCGCATCGCCGAGTTGATCCAGGGGGCAGTGGTGTATCCGGGTGAGATTTTCTCGGTCAACGAATACGTGGGCGAGCGCACCGAGGAGAAGGGGTTCGTGGATGCCGGGGTGATCTACGACGGGGTGTACACCGATGACGTGGGGGGAGGCATCTCCCAATTCATCACCACCTTGTTCACCGCCACCTTCAACGCCGGAATGGAGTTTCCCGAATACCAGGCCCACAGCATCGACATCGCCCGCTACCGCGATGGTGTGGACGCCACCATCTCCTGGCCCAAGCCCGACTTCAAGTTCCGAAACCCCAACCCCTATGCGGTGCTGCTGTGGCCCACCGTGACCAGCGGCAGCGTCACCGTGAGCGTTTACTCCACCGCCTATACCGAGGTGGAGTGGACCAACCGCTATGACACCCCGCGGGGGCACTGCACCCGGCGCACCACTGAGCGCAGCCGGACCTACTCCGACGGCACGGTTTTGCGCGACTCGGTCTCCGCGCTCTACCAGCCCCGAGAGGGCATCAACTGCCAAGGAGTGTGTACGTCTTCGGTGCTGCCGATGGACGCGGACGGCGATGGCGTGGTGGAGCTGGACGAAGCGGGGCTGCCCGAGGAGTGCATCGACCCCGAAGATTGCACCGGAACCCATGCCCCCGCTGACGTGAACGAGGACAATCGGGCCGATCTCTGCACTATTGCCCCGCCTGAGGAAGAGGTAGAGCCCGGGGAGGCTGTTCCTCCCGAGGAAAAGGGGGAACCCGGAGAGACACCCGCTCAAGATCCCGACGCCCAACCCGGGCAATCGCAGGCCTTAGATCCCCAGCAAGCGGCGGGCCAGGCCGCGTGAGCCCGTCAGATCGATGAACGACGACTGGGACGCGGCCGTCATCGGAGCCGGGCCAGCCGGGTGCGCGGCGGGCATCACTTTGGCTCGGGCCGGAAAGCGGGTGGTGATGGTGGACAAGGCCCGC includes:
- a CDS encoding SDR family NAD(P)-dependent oxidoreductase is translated as MTRLTKLDRSVAGRVAVVSGAASGMGRATAWLLADEGAKVAALDVNRTGVEETVAAIVDAGGTALAVVCDLADPAVVEPVVEQVRAELGPVDILINNAGVAAGAPVEAANYEDVWAAALEVNLTAQMRLVRACLDDLKRNGDGRIVNVASTEGVMATPNTSPYTVSKHGVVGLTRALAVELGQFGVTANAICPGPIRTAMTGDIPEEAKQKYARRRVPARRYGDPEEVAQVTLSLVLPAASFINGAVVLVDGGLHAKSN
- a CDS encoding methylated-DNA--[protein]-cysteine S-methyltransferase, with the protein product MSQTALLSRSDPVSPEADGLGVALGSVDTPIGTLQLAATSQGLVRIGFGYMETRDDMMAELADLPCSMGQGDSDWLVEPITQLREYFDGSRRWFEVALDWRLSHGFYRQVQDALMTVEYGTTVSYGELAHMAGSPGAARAVGTAMSTNPIPLIVPCHRVVRSDGSVGEFGGRPEVKTWLIDHERAHRD
- a CDS encoding phosphotransferase family protein encodes the protein MALTVAEYQTEAVESSSADIPGVDVAPVTAWLDDNIADSEPPFTFDLIAAGGSNLTFRLADSEGQQWALRRPPVGSALTTAHDMGREWRIMAALGEASDVPVPEMVAFCHDHSVNGADFYVMSFVEGLILRDQESAAAMTSEQAEIATQSLLDVQIAFHTLDLDAVGLGDLGRREDYVGRQLKRWRRQVEAAGVREVPLLIELHERLSAAKPPEKAPAALAHGDYRFDNTVLNDQWKIAAVLDWELCTTGNPIADFAWSLQYWADPDDEMSFLTDPPTLQDCFVRRQEVADRYAAQSGFDLSDLPYYAVFSWWKQACIVEGAYARRLKGMSGGMATTGDVHDIARRVDAMLDHAADMAVGVL
- a CDS encoding SLC13 family permease, giving the protein MDGDAVLTIAVLAVMGAGLISNRLSPAAGVLGATGGLFLLRVIDADQAFRGFANPAPITIGALYVVAGAVTKTNALQPMVARMLDRGSRTRVSLLRLLTPASAASAFLANTPIVAMLVPAVRGWTERYGRAASRYLIPLSYATILGGAITAIGTSTNLVLGGLLQSVGQDELEMFELARFGLPLAGAGLALIVVAGPWLLPERRDPESAGEGRSYLVSMEVVDQGAFDGQSVEAGGLRHLQGVFLVEVERQGTVIAPVAPTFVLRGGDRLTFAGRVDLVVDLQAMSGLISAEDPHLEAVDSDDHTFFEAVVGAASPLSGRSLAEAGFRGRYQAAVVGIHRSGAPVEAKFGQVRLRIGDTLLVLAADGFDERWRNHNDFLLVSRLGGSPPRVSRRAPVALAAVVALVVLPAAGVLSVLEAALIAAGAVVVGGVLTPREAREAVDFSVLITIGAAFGLGAALDEAGLAEDLADGIVTGFDFLGDAGVVLGIVIATMLLTEMITNVAAVALVFPVALEAAAQSGLDPRTLALGVAVAASASFLTPIGYQTNTMVYGPGRYRFTDYLRLGVPMSVLTLVLLTALVAAAA
- a CDS encoding bifunctional sulfate adenylyltransferase/adenylylsulfate kinase — its product is MKCLVASNLIQPHGGELTDLMVDDATAEDLKAASRDLPSFTLQPRHLCDLELLLNGGFSPLRGFMGQADYERVCSEMRLADETLWPMPITLDVDGDTAEAAQAAGQLALRDVEGVMLAVLTVGDVWEPDTAAEAESVFDSLDSDHPGVGHLVHNTSRFYLGGSVQGLQLPVHYDFTELRRTPAELRAAFDAAGWSRVVAFQTRNPMHRAHVELTRRAAVEADANLLIHPVVGMTKPGDVDHYTRGRVYQHIIKRYPENSAMLAMLPLAMRMGGPREAVWHAIIRKNHGVSHFIVGRDHAGPGSDASGNPFYGPYDAQDMLQDYTDELGVTMVPFKMMVYVPDSDSYHPVDEVDEGTATLSISGTELRDRLASGDEIPEWFSYPEVVAELRRTHPQKSKQGFTVFFTGLSGSGKSTIANALMSKLLERGGRPVTLLDGDVVRTNLSSELGFSKEHRDINITRIGYVASEITKHGGIAICAPIAPYAGPRYKNREAISANGGYVLVYVSTPLEVCEERDRKGLYAKARAGIIKEFTGISDPYEEPADADVVLPTVDQTPDEAAQIIIDHLVAEGYLE
- a CDS encoding 3'(2'),5'-bisphosphate nucleotidase CysQ; its protein translation is MSRSDDLDRIAEALSAADEVLKRFTPGEIASELKDGGDPLTAADTAVNDVLAKVLRGGDEGWLSEETTDAGGRLDRRRVWVVDPIDGTREFIDGIPEWCVSVGLVEDGVPVAGGVLSPPNGNLIIGSDDTGVMCNGQPAGTTDTTDIRGALVLASRSEVKRGEWERFFSTPIAVRNMGSVAYKLSLVGAGLADATWTLVPKNEWDVAGGAALVRAGGGRVFGTDGADVVFNRADPLMEGFIAVAPGLCDQVMDLLEITPRP
- a CDS encoding 3'(2'),5'-bisphosphate nucleotidase CysQ, translated to MNDHQLAAHLAWKAGELLVELRAELSAQRLSPFAVGARGDALAHDYIAKALLQHRPDDLVLSEESVDNRRRLEHSRVWIVDPLDGTREFSIPGRTDWAVHVALVADDKPIAGAVALPAQGITLATDPAPPTPVAAASPRVITSRSRPGRLARRIADDLGGTIVQMGSAGAKAAAVVCGEAEVYAHASGLHEWDLCAPAAVAAAAGLHVSRLNGDELSFNQSDTYMSDFVICHPDFAAAVVAK
- the nucS gene encoding endonuclease NucS; amino-acid sequence: MRLVVARCSVDYDGRLAAHLPEAVRLIMIKADGCVAIHADGGAYKPLNWMNAPNRLSEEDGVWTVVNPSGEKLTITIHELISDTDHDLGHDPGLDKDGVEAHLQELLAASPDVLGDGFRLVRREYPTDIGPVDLLCRDADGNAIAVEIKRRGEIAGVEQLTRYLQFLNQDPTLAPVQGMLAAQVVRPQARALGADRGIECVEIDYDLLRGIEPDQAKLF
- a CDS encoding VanW family protein, which produces MDRQPPLKLRRPPRPLWMWVLMFVPVLILVVWLLIWLIDYSGSGNRTPRGLKIESPIISDSGIDIGGLSEDDVTAVVVDLAERFQQTPVEIATPSQAITVTAADTGLEVDVEGTVDAIMELDSGTGNPIGWTASFFESSRLELLLTLSAEESKIARLEAELHRAPADPHIVLENGIFQVAPGVPGEVADLSPALPQLLEAAVRGDDPLRIEAEVSLIPPERGEEVMLQTVDWVNQRTAQGILVTVQEVTKRVQPAQLRSWLTLHSENDQWSYGIDQQRIKGDLAELFIEVATVASEPILTIQDDVPVLVSEVPAYICCQLSASQEVLAALNTAQPAVELELRESDEINDQSWLEERGIVELTGRFTTHYTPGQDRVSNIHRIAELIQGAVVYPGEIFSVNEYVGERTEEKGFVDAGVIYDGVYTDDVGGGISQFITTLFTATFNAGMEFPEYQAHSIDIARYRDGVDATISWPKPDFKFRNPNPYAVLLWPTVTSGSVTVSVYSTAYTEVEWTNRYDTPRGHCTRRTTERSRTYSDGTVLRDSVSALYQPREGINCQGVCTSSVLPMDADGDGVVELDEAGLPEECIDPEDCTGTHAPADVNEDNRADLCTIAPPEEEVEPGEAVPPEEKGEPGETPAQDPDAQPGQSQALDPQQAAGQAA